In the genome of Flavobacterium panacagri, one region contains:
- a CDS encoding type II toxin-antitoxin system RelE/ParE family toxin, translating to MFKINILLRAELEVDEIVEYYESLSDGLGTKFFNEYQKYVDTLNTFPFFEEKYNIIRTLPLKKFPYTIHFTVD from the coding sequence ATGTTCAAAATAAATATTCTTTTAAGAGCTGAATTAGAAGTAGATGAAATTGTTGAATATTATGAATCTCTTTCTGATGGTTTAGGAACAAAATTTTTTAATGAATATCAAAAGTATGTAGATACTTTAAATACATTTCCATTTTTTGAAGAAAAGTATAATATAATTAGAACCTTACCTTTGAAAAAATTCCCATACACTATTCATTTTACAGTTGATTAA
- the folB gene encoding dihydroneopterin aldolase, translated as MGVIKLKNIRTFSYHGCLIEEGKIGSDYTVDLKIKTNLQKSAETDHLLDTVDYVHLNKIVTEEMAIRSHLLEHVAKRINIRVLAEIETVEKTTVWVSKINPPIGGDVESVTIKMTEIRK; from the coding sequence ATGGGAGTCATTAAACTTAAAAACATACGCACTTTTTCGTACCACGGATGTTTAATTGAAGAAGGAAAAATTGGATCTGATTACACAGTAGATCTAAAAATTAAAACCAATTTACAGAAATCAGCCGAAACAGATCATCTTTTAGATACTGTTGACTACGTACATTTGAACAAAATTGTGACAGAAGAAATGGCAATTCGTTCGCATTTATTGGAACATGTAGCCAAAAGAATCAATATTCGAGTGCTGGCAGAGATAGAAACAGTAGAAAAAACAACAGTTTGGGTTTCTAAAATTAATCCGCCTATTGGTGGTGATGTTGAGTCAGTTACTATAAAAATGACGGAAATTAGGAAGTAA
- a CDS encoding LysE family translocator, protein MINDILAGLPWGLFLSFMVGPVFFILLETSITKGFRAAIVFDFGVVLGDIFFIAIAYLGSYRLISSLKDKPALFIFGGIIMLAYGIISFVRLKKEEKINDEEIDRDIIKRNYGSLFVKGFLLNVINIGVLGFWLAVIISIGPKLEMQNSRMFTFFTAVIITYLLVDCLKIVLAKQLKSKMTPTNILKIKKGISIVLMVFGVALMVQGWFPKEKEMVRNAFEKIEK, encoded by the coding sequence ATGATAAATGATATTCTGGCTGGACTGCCATGGGGACTTTTTCTAAGTTTTATGGTAGGTCCGGTATTTTTTATACTATTAGAAACCAGTATTACTAAAGGATTCAGAGCAGCAATTGTTTTTGATTTTGGTGTAGTTTTAGGTGATATATTTTTTATAGCAATCGCCTATTTGGGAAGTTATAGATTGATTTCCAGTTTAAAAGATAAACCTGCACTCTTTATTTTTGGTGGAATCATAATGCTGGCCTATGGTATAATTTCTTTTGTGAGATTAAAAAAAGAAGAAAAAATAAATGATGAAGAAATCGACCGCGATATTATCAAAAGAAACTATGGAAGTTTATTTGTAAAAGGCTTTTTACTTAACGTTATTAACATTGGTGTTTTAGGTTTCTGGCTTGCAGTAATTATTTCTATCGGACCAAAATTAGAAATGCAAAATTCTAGAATGTTTACATTTTTTACGGCCGTAATCATAACTTATTTATTGGTTGATTGTCTTAAAATAGTATTAGCTAAGCAGTTAAAATCGAAAATGACACCAACTAATATTCTAAAAATTAAAAAAGGAATAAGTATTGTTTTAATGGTTTTTGGAGTTGCTTTAATGGTTCAAGGATGGTTTCCAAAAGAAAAAGAAATGGTTAGAAACGCTTTTGAGAAGATTGAAAAGTAA
- a CDS encoding head GIN domain-containing protein encodes MKKLIIGAAILFVQMSFGQVTKELGDFDTVKVYDKLSVKLVQSSENKVVIKGTRETELEAVNKNGVLKLRMPFPKLLSGNDLEVTLYYKHLELIDVNEGAEVVSKETLKATSFKVSAQEGGKINVDLNVDKLKVSSVSGGEITATGKADNLDASLGAGGYFLGSKLATSQTKVSVSAGGKADVNASTLVDAKVSAGGSIYIYGKPKQINQKTVFGGKIEEVK; translated from the coding sequence ATGAAAAAGCTAATTATTGGAGCAGCAATTTTATTTGTACAAATGTCTTTTGGTCAGGTTACCAAAGAATTAGGAGATTTTGATACCGTAAAAGTTTACGATAAATTAAGTGTAAAATTAGTTCAGTCTTCTGAAAATAAAGTAGTTATAAAAGGAACAAGAGAAACAGAATTAGAAGCTGTTAATAAAAACGGTGTTTTAAAATTAAGAATGCCTTTTCCTAAATTGTTATCAGGAAATGATCTTGAAGTTACTTTGTACTATAAACATTTAGAACTGATTGATGTTAATGAAGGAGCAGAAGTAGTAAGTAAAGAAACTTTAAAAGCAACTTCATTTAAAGTAAGCGCACAAGAAGGCGGAAAAATTAATGTAGATTTGAATGTTGATAAACTTAAAGTAAGTTCAGTTTCGGGCGGAGAAATCACAGCAACTGGTAAGGCAGATAACCTTGATGCAAGTTTAGGAGCCGGTGGTTATTTCCTTGGAAGTAAATTAGCCACTTCTCAGACGAAAGTAAGCGTTTCTGCGGGCGGAAAAGCCGATGTTAATGCTTCTACCCTTGTCGATGCAAAAGTAAGCGCAGGAGGCTCTATTTACATTTATGGAAAACCAAAGCAGATTAATCAGAAAACCGTTTTTGGAGGTAAAATCGAAGAAGTAAAATAA
- the rnr gene encoding ribonuclease R: protein MSKKIRKPIKKEKDFSGKILKILSQNANKPFNYKQIGAKLELDDTKSRNQIIKDLKILAAQKKIVETEPGKYLVKAVSQDYYEGTIDMTSRKTAYFICDEFEEDVFIPTNNLNRALDKDKVKVYVYNRRKGKRPEGEVIEVLERDKTEFVGVIDMQPNFAFVSTANPKMYTDIFIPKDKLGEAENGDVVLVKIEDWPKRADSPFGSVIRVLGKPGEHNTEIHAILAEYGLPSEFPVEVEVFAQKLDTSIQESEIAKRRDMRDTLTFTIDPKDAKDFDDALSFKKLENGNFEIGIHIADVSYYLEEGTILDDEAYQRATSVYLVDRVVPMLPEVLSNFACSLRPNEEKYTFSAIFEVSPTAQVINQWFGRTVIYSDQRFAYEEAQYIIETKDNTIPVDVSITGESYVVSDEITEATLKLDELAKILRKKRMQQGAISFDKVEVKFNLDAEGEPEGVYFKISKDANHLIEEFMLLANRKVAEYIGKQKKTFVYRIHDEPNEDKLIAMQTVIAKFGYKIDFRNKGDISKSLNALMEEVNGKKEQNLIDTLAIRSMSKAKYSTDNIGHYGLAFDYYSHFTSPIRRYPDVMVHRLLQFYLDGGASVDEETYETKCLHCSNMESLATNAERDSIKYMQVKYMQDHQDEEFLGVISGVTEWGIYVEIVSNKCEGMVRIREIKDDYYTFDEKQYALVGATSNSILQLGDEIYVKVKNADLVKKQLDFHFLRRAE from the coding sequence ATGAGTAAGAAAATTAGAAAGCCGATAAAAAAAGAGAAAGATTTCTCTGGGAAGATCCTTAAGATTTTATCGCAAAATGCCAATAAGCCATTTAATTACAAACAGATAGGAGCAAAGTTAGAACTTGACGATACAAAAAGCAGAAACCAGATTATAAAAGATCTAAAGATTCTGGCAGCTCAGAAGAAAATAGTTGAAACAGAACCTGGAAAATATTTAGTTAAAGCGGTTAGTCAGGATTATTACGAAGGAACGATAGATATGACGAGTAGAAAAACGGCATATTTTATTTGTGACGAATTTGAAGAAGATGTTTTTATCCCAACCAATAATTTGAATCGTGCTTTAGACAAAGACAAAGTAAAGGTTTATGTTTATAACAGAAGAAAAGGAAAAAGACCTGAAGGAGAAGTAATTGAAGTTCTTGAAAGAGATAAAACAGAGTTTGTAGGTGTAATTGATATGCAGCCCAACTTTGCTTTTGTTTCTACTGCAAATCCTAAAATGTATACTGATATTTTTATTCCAAAAGATAAATTGGGAGAAGCAGAAAACGGTGATGTTGTTTTGGTTAAGATTGAAGACTGGCCAAAAAGAGCTGATAGTCCGTTTGGATCTGTAATTCGGGTTTTAGGAAAACCTGGTGAACATAATACTGAGATTCACGCTATTTTGGCTGAATACGGTTTGCCTTCAGAGTTTCCGGTAGAAGTAGAGGTATTTGCACAAAAGCTGGATACTTCAATTCAGGAATCTGAGATTGCAAAACGTCGTGATATGCGTGATACGCTTACGTTTACAATCGATCCAAAAGATGCAAAAGATTTTGATGATGCGTTGTCTTTCAAAAAATTAGAAAATGGAAACTTTGAAATAGGTATTCACATTGCCGATGTTTCCTATTATCTTGAAGAAGGTACAATTCTGGATGATGAAGCGTATCAAAGAGCTACTTCGGTTTATTTGGTAGATAGAGTAGTGCCAATGCTCCCAGAAGTATTGTCTAACTTTGCTTGTTCATTACGTCCGAATGAGGAGAAATATACATTCTCTGCAATATTCGAAGTTTCTCCAACAGCTCAAGTTATTAACCAATGGTTTGGAAGAACTGTAATTTATTCCGATCAGCGTTTTGCTTATGAAGAAGCGCAATATATCATTGAAACAAAAGATAATACCATTCCAGTTGATGTTTCTATTACTGGAGAATCGTATGTTGTTTCAGATGAAATTACTGAAGCGACTTTAAAACTAGATGAATTAGCGAAGATTTTAAGAAAGAAAAGAATGCAGCAAGGTGCTATTTCTTTTGATAAAGTAGAAGTGAAGTTCAATCTCGATGCTGAAGGAGAACCGGAAGGAGTGTATTTTAAAATATCAAAAGATGCCAATCATTTGATTGAAGAATTTATGCTTTTGGCTAACAGAAAAGTGGCGGAATACATTGGAAAACAAAAGAAAACCTTTGTGTATCGTATTCACGACGAACCAAATGAAGATAAATTAATTGCAATGCAGACTGTAATTGCTAAATTTGGTTATAAAATTGATTTCCGTAACAAAGGCGATATTTCTAAGTCTTTAAATGCATTGATGGAAGAAGTAAACGGTAAAAAAGAGCAAAACTTGATTGATACCCTTGCAATTAGAAGTATGAGTAAAGCCAAATATTCAACAGATAATATTGGTCATTATGGTTTAGCTTTTGATTATTACAGCCATTTTACATCGCCAATTCGTCGTTATCCAGACGTTATGGTACACCGTTTGTTACAATTTTATTTAGACGGAGGAGCTTCTGTAGACGAAGAAACTTATGAAACCAAATGTCTGCATTGTTCTAACATGGAAAGTTTAGCAACTAATGCTGAACGTGATAGTATCAAATACATGCAGGTTAAATACATGCAGGATCATCAAGACGAAGAATTCCTTGGCGTTATTTCTGGTGTTACCGAATGGGGAATTTATGTTGAAATCGTTTCTAATAAATGCGAAGGAATGGTAAGAATCAGAGAAATAAAAGATGATTATTATACTTTCGATGAAAAACAATATGCCTTGGTTGGAGCTACTTCAAACAGTATTTTGCAATTGGGAGACGAAATTTATGTTAAAGTAAAAAATGCCGATTTAGTGAAGAAACAACTAGATTTTCATTTTTTGCGACGAGCAGAATAA
- a CDS encoding putative signal transducing protein, translated as MESFKTIAVFNYQHETVVLKHLLEQEEIPYFFENEMTLSVAPMYSAALGGIRLKVHPNDFEQVQEILDNLNNPLKIV; from the coding sequence ATGGAAAGCTTTAAGACGATCGCCGTATTCAATTATCAGCACGAAACAGTGGTTCTCAAACACTTACTAGAGCAAGAAGAAATACCCTATTTTTTTGAAAACGAAATGACCCTTTCAGTCGCTCCCATGTACTCGGCAGCTCTTGGAGGCATCAGACTTAAAGTTCATCCAAACGATTTCGAGCAAGTTCAAGAAATTCTGGACAATCTCAACAATCCACTTAAAATCGTCTGA
- the rpiB gene encoding ribose 5-phosphate isomerase B — translation MKISIGNDHAGPEYKKAIVAMLEAKGYEVTNYGTDTDASVDYPDFGHPVANDVSEGKADFGIVICGSGNGIAMTVNKHPKVRAGLCWTKEIAYLTRLHNDANIVSIPARFTSIHQAVEIVETFLETAFEGGRHQNRVNKIACS, via the coding sequence ATGAAAATTTCGATAGGAAACGACCACGCAGGCCCAGAATATAAAAAAGCAATTGTTGCTATGCTTGAAGCAAAAGGTTATGAGGTAACGAATTACGGAACGGATACAGATGCTTCTGTAGATTATCCTGATTTTGGACATCCGGTTGCCAATGATGTATCTGAAGGAAAAGCTGATTTTGGTATCGTAATCTGCGGAAGCGGTAATGGAATTGCAATGACTGTTAATAAACACCCGAAAGTGAGAGCTGGCTTATGCTGGACTAAAGAAATAGCTTATTTAACGCGTTTACACAACGATGCTAATATTGTGAGTATTCCGGCACGCTTTACCTCTATTCATCAGGCAGTTGAAATTGTTGAAACCTTCTTAGAAACTGCTTTTGAAGGCGGAAGACACCAAAACAGAGTGAATAAGATTGCTTGTTCCTAA
- a CDS encoding DUF1294 domain-containing protein: MKVLLLYFLFVNSLTFLLTGYDKFQARRHNQRIPESVLFILAFIGGSIGLLVGMFFFRHKISKTTFIMKFLYIIIVQTVVIYLKLTHNI; encoded by the coding sequence ATGAAAGTTTTATTACTCTATTTTTTATTTGTAAATAGCCTAACATTTCTCCTTACGGGTTATGATAAATTTCAAGCTAGGAGACACAACCAAAGAATACCAGAAAGCGTATTATTCATTCTCGCTTTTATTGGTGGTTCAATTGGTTTATTAGTGGGTATGTTTTTCTTCAGACATAAAATAAGTAAAACTACATTTATTATGAAATTCTTATATATTATTATAGTACAAACAGTGGTGATTTATTTGAAATTAACTCATAATATATAG
- a CDS encoding Tex family protein, translated as MTNIQFIAKSVQAPAVSIQNTVKLLEEDCTIPFISRYRKDATGNLDETVIEQIAKLQKDYDTLIKRKEAVLKSIEEQKALTPDLKKKIEDSFDLQEIEDFYLPYKKKKKTKADVAREFGLEPLAKLIISESDADIDFISTQYINENVINEEAAIQGARDIVAEWINENIYVRKQLRRLYQRKATITTKVVKKKAEEEGAQKFNQYFDWEEPLTKAPAHRLLAMLRAENEGFIKMKIDVDIDDAYDVIDEIIIKKQNNTTAHLQLAIEDSYKRLLNPAIGNETLQEAKAKADANSIQVFANNLGQLLLAPPLGEKRILAIDPGFRSGCKVVCLDEKGDLLYNETIYPHAPQNEETMAIKKIRSMVNAYQIDAISIGNGTASRETEFFIKKIAFDKPIQVFVVSEAGASVYSASKIAREEFPNYDVTVRGSVSIGRRLSDPLAELVKIDPKAIGVGQYQHDVDQTKLKEELDSTVIRCVNSVGININTASKHLLSYVSGIGEKLAENIVQYRSENGPFEDRKQLKKVPRLGDKAYQQGVAFIRITNAKNPLDNSAVHPEAYPVVEKMAKDLNISLNELIANKEKTALIKPEKYVTPEIGLLTLKDIIKELEKPGLDPRKSAKVFEFDANVKSIKDLKTGMILPGIVNNITNFGCFVDIGIKESGLVHISQLKAGFVSDVNEVVKLHQHVDVKVTEVDEDRKRIQLTMIL; from the coding sequence ATGACTAATATTCAATTCATTGCCAAATCTGTTCAGGCACCTGCTGTAAGTATTCAAAATACAGTAAAATTATTAGAAGAAGATTGTACAATTCCGTTTATTTCGCGTTACCGAAAAGATGCAACGGGAAATCTTGATGAAACTGTAATTGAGCAGATTGCAAAACTTCAAAAAGATTACGATACGCTTATAAAGCGTAAAGAAGCGGTTCTAAAATCTATCGAAGAGCAAAAAGCACTTACACCTGATTTGAAGAAAAAAATAGAGGACAGCTTTGATTTGCAAGAGATTGAAGATTTCTATCTTCCATACAAAAAGAAGAAAAAAACAAAGGCAGATGTGGCGCGCGAATTTGGTTTAGAACCATTAGCAAAATTGATTATATCGGAAAGTGATGCTGATATCGATTTTATTTCGACGCAGTACATTAATGAAAATGTTATTAACGAAGAAGCCGCTATTCAAGGTGCAAGAGATATTGTGGCAGAATGGATTAACGAAAACATCTATGTTCGTAAACAGCTTCGTAGATTATATCAGCGAAAAGCGACCATTACTACAAAAGTGGTTAAAAAGAAAGCGGAAGAAGAAGGAGCACAGAAATTCAATCAGTATTTTGATTGGGAAGAACCTTTGACAAAAGCGCCAGCACACCGTTTATTGGCAATGCTTCGCGCAGAAAATGAAGGTTTTATAAAAATGAAAATTGATGTTGATATTGATGATGCTTACGATGTTATCGATGAAATTATCATTAAAAAGCAAAATAATACAACAGCTCATTTGCAATTAGCAATTGAAGATAGTTATAAACGTTTGTTGAATCCCGCAATTGGAAACGAGACTTTACAAGAAGCAAAAGCAAAAGCAGATGCTAATTCGATTCAGGTTTTTGCTAACAATTTAGGACAGTTGTTATTGGCTCCGCCATTGGGAGAAAAACGAATTTTGGCAATCGATCCAGGATTTAGAAGCGGTTGTAAAGTAGTTTGTCTGGACGAAAAAGGCGATTTATTATACAACGAAACCATTTATCCGCACGCGCCTCAAAATGAGGAAACAATGGCAATCAAGAAAATCCGTTCGATGGTAAATGCCTATCAGATTGATGCGATTTCTATTGGAAACGGAACAGCTTCTCGTGAAACAGAATTTTTCATCAAAAAAATCGCTTTTGATAAACCAATTCAAGTTTTTGTAGTTTCTGAAGCAGGAGCTTCAGTTTATTCAGCTTCAAAAATTGCAAGAGAAGAATTTCCAAATTACGATGTAACGGTTCGTGGTTCAGTTTCTATTGGGCGACGACTTTCAGATCCTTTGGCCGAATTGGTAAAAATTGACCCAAAAGCAATTGGAGTAGGACAGTACCAACATGATGTTGACCAAACGAAACTTAAAGAAGAATTGGACAGTACCGTAATTCGCTGCGTAAACTCGGTTGGAATCAATATCAACACAGCAAGTAAACATTTGCTGAGTTATGTGAGTGGAATAGGAGAGAAGCTGGCGGAAAACATTGTACAATATCGTTCTGAAAACGGCCCTTTTGAAGATAGAAAACAGCTGAAAAAAGTGCCTCGTTTAGGAGACAAAGCGTATCAGCAGGGCGTAGCATTTATTAGAATTACTAATGCTAAGAATCCGCTGGATAATTCGGCCGTGCATCCAGAAGCTTATCCAGTTGTGGAAAAGATGGCGAAGGATTTGAATATTTCCCTAAATGAGTTAATTGCAAATAAAGAGAAAACAGCGCTTATTAAGCCTGAAAAGTATGTAACACCTGAAATTGGTTTATTGACGCTGAAAGATATCATAAAAGAGCTTGAAAAGCCTGGATTAGATCCAAGAAAGTCGGCTAAGGTTTTTGAATTTGATGCGAATGTAAAATCAATCAAAGATTTGAAAACGGGAATGATATTACCAGGAATTGTGAATAACATTACCAACTTTGGCTGTTTTGTTGACATCGGAATCAAAGAAAGCGGTTTGGTTCATATTTCGCAGTTAAAAGCTGGGTTTGTAAGCGATGTAAATGAGGTGGTAAAATTGCATCAGCATGTTGATGTGAAAGTTACTGAAGTTGATGAGGATAGAAAGAGAATACAGTTGACGATGATACTTTAA
- a CDS encoding glycosyl hydrolase family 8, whose product MKNLFFVIVFLLALESQSQTQPFPANKVHGNGLMATPRSSQDAQSNYETWKTNFVEPCSNGRYRVKFDNSSETVSEGIAYGMLLSAYMADKTLFDGFWLYYKDNVNGNKVMNWKISGCSATIGYNGATDAELDAAFALIVADYQWKSTGTINYKSDATALISAIKNYEVEANTYVLKPGDQFGGSSITNISYFSPAYYRAFGAFTNDTAFWNQVASKAYTVINNNLAQNNAVGGLVSDWCEASGAYSSQAGGYANAGKLYTYDAARTPWRIAVDYVWYGTAEAKTYAKKSSDFVRINLGGTTNIKDGYNQNGTVSGQWHNATFVGAFACAAMAGENQSHLDASYTDLKNLNEPNSYFNHTLKTLYSFLLTGNFYLPSTANLSNENFDIEKSTVTLFPNPSADRITISAPQQSTISVISPSGSVIHQQKTISENTEINLTNQASGVYFVKISNDDFKSVTKKVILK is encoded by the coding sequence ATGAAAAACCTATTTTTCGTGATCGTCTTTCTTCTTGCTTTAGAAAGTCAATCGCAAACACAGCCTTTTCCTGCCAATAAGGTGCACGGAAACGGACTTATGGCTACCCCCAGAAGTAGTCAAGATGCTCAAAGCAATTATGAAACCTGGAAAACTAATTTTGTCGAACCCTGTTCTAACGGACGTTATCGTGTGAAATTTGACAACTCTTCTGAGACCGTTTCTGAAGGTATTGCTTACGGAATGCTCCTTTCTGCTTATATGGCAGATAAAACGTTGTTTGATGGTTTCTGGTTGTATTACAAAGACAATGTAAACGGCAATAAAGTAATGAACTGGAAAATCAGCGGATGTTCTGCAACCATTGGTTATAACGGAGCAACGGATGCCGAACTAGATGCAGCTTTCGCTCTTATTGTTGCCGATTATCAATGGAAAAGTACTGGAACTATCAATTACAAAAGTGATGCAACGGCTTTAATTTCTGCTATTAAAAATTATGAAGTTGAAGCCAATACTTATGTTTTGAAGCCCGGCGATCAATTCGGCGGAAGTTCAATTACAAACATATCCTACTTCTCTCCTGCTTATTACCGTGCCTTCGGAGCTTTTACAAACGATACAGCCTTTTGGAATCAAGTAGCTAGTAAAGCTTATACAGTTATCAATAACAATTTGGCACAAAATAATGCTGTTGGCGGACTAGTATCGGATTGGTGTGAAGCTTCTGGAGCGTATTCTTCTCAAGCTGGAGGTTATGCCAATGCAGGAAAATTGTACACTTACGATGCAGCCAGAACTCCTTGGCGAATTGCTGTGGATTATGTTTGGTACGGAACTGCCGAAGCCAAAACGTATGCTAAAAAATCATCCGATTTTGTTCGTATTAATCTTGGCGGAACTACCAACATTAAGGATGGTTACAACCAAAACGGAACTGTAAGCGGACAATGGCACAACGCTACTTTTGTCGGCGCATTTGCTTGTGCTGCAATGGCGGGTGAAAATCAATCGCATTTAGATGCTTCTTACACCGATTTAAAAAACCTCAACGAGCCAAACAGCTATTTTAATCATACTCTAAAAACTTTATACTCCTTTTTATTAACTGGTAATTTTTATCTGCCTTCAACTGCTAATTTGTCCAATGAAAATTTTGATATTGAAAAATCTACTGTTACGCTTTTCCCAAATCCGAGCGCTGATCGAATCACAATTAGTGCGCCTCAGCAATCGACTATTTCAGTAATTTCTCCTTCTGGAAGTGTTATTCATCAACAAAAAACAATCTCTGAAAACACCGAAATTAATCTGACCAATCAAGCCTCTGGCGTTTATTTCGTAAAAATATCCAATGATGATTTTAAAAGTGTTACTAAAAAAGTGATTTTGAAATAA